Genomic segment of Synechococcus sp. A18-25c:
AGCGCCAGTGCGGTGTTCAATCAGCTCAAAGATTGGATTCCCACCACTGCCTTCACCGTGGTGGATGGAGGCGGTGATGACACGCTGGATTTCAGTGGCTTTTCCTCCACGCAGCTGATTGATCTCAGACCGTCCGATGCGTCGGCCACCAATGTGTATGCCTCCAATATCGGCGGCAAAACCGGCAACCTCACTTTCGCTCCCGGAACGCTGATTGAAACGGCCATCGGTGGTTCTGGTGCCGACAGCTTCCGCGGCAACAGCCAAGACAACACTTTCGATGGCGGACTGGGTACCGACACCCTGCTGGTGAGCGGCTCTCTGAGCGATTATCTGCTAATCCTCTCTGGCAGCAGCCTCGTGCTGCGGGATTTGCGCAGCGGCAGCCCTGATGGCACCGACACGCTCACCAACATTGAGTTTGTGGACTTTAACGGCGACACCCGAGGCTGGTCGTCGTTGCTGGGGTTGGTGGACACCACCGCCCCCGCTATCAGCGGTCCTTCGGGGAGCGCCGGTGCTGCCACCGCCGTGGCATCGATCAATGAAAACAGCGCTGCAGTGGCGACTTTCACGGCTGATGAAAGTGTGAGCTGGAGCTTGTCTGGTGGTGTGGATCAAGCCTTGTTCGCCATCAACAGCTCCAGCGGTGCATTGCGCTTTGCTAGCGCTCCGGATTACGAGTCGCCGCAAGATTCGGATGCCAATAACAGTTACGTGGTCACGGTGCGTGCCACGGATCCGTCAGCCAATACCGCTGATCAGACGGTGACGGTGACGGTTCAGGATGTCGCCGAATCCTTGAGCAGCAGTGGTAGTGGCGGCGGCGGTGGCGGTGGCGGCGGTGGCGGCGGTGGCGGCGGTGGCGGCGGTGGCGGCGGTGGCGGCGGCGGTGGCGGTGGATCTATTGCTTCATCAAGCCAGGTGAATCAGGAAATCATTGGAGCTTCAGATGAATCACCAAAAATTCTTGGCACTGGCGGTCGCGATGTACTTCAGGGTGACTCCAGTCAGTCCTTGCCAGAAGTCTTTGAAGGCTACGCAGGCGATGACAGGATTTTGGGCTATGGAGGTGCTGACGAATTAAGTGGTGGTGCTGGCAATGATGATCTACATGGCATGAAAGGAAAGGATGTTGTGAAGGGTGGTAGCGGTAACGACACCCTTCGAGGTGGTCATGGTCATGACCTAATTCGTGGTGGTGGTGGTTCGGATTGGATTTGGGGAGGCGTCGGTAAAAATGAAATTTATGCTGGGGCTGGTGATCAAGCGGTTGATCAAATTTATGTGCCTGCTGATGCAACTCAAAACCAAGACTATGGAAATCCTGGTGGAGCTAATGCAGACATTTTGAACTCACTGGGTCTTGAGGATCAGATTTTGATTCACTCAGATAGTGAGACTCGAGGCGAGTTAGCATTTGCTGCTGTTGAGCTTGATCAGTTTTCAGGGACTGGTATTTATCTGGGAGGTGTGCTGGAGGCTCTGGTGGTTGGTGATTTTTCGGCCGATCAAGTGAGAGGGATGACCTCGAGTGGCGATTACACCTAGCGCTTGTATTGACTTTTTGGGAGGTTCCAATGTGAAAAGCCCCGCGTTGGCGGGGCTTTTGGGATCTTGTTTGGTTTGTTGGAATGTCAGGCGAAGAAGCCTCCGGTGGTCATGTTCTCGACTTGCGTGATGTTGACATTGGGGTTGACCACAATGGCTTCCAGCGTGTCGTTGGCGAAAATTCCGATGCCGACTGCATTGGTGCCGCCTGGGTCCAGAATTCCTGCTTGGAAGGAGAGGTCGGCATTGTCAACGCCATGGATGAAAATTTCGTCTTCGGGCCAGACTTCGTAGAGAAGGTCGCTGTTCACGCCGTCGGGATTGATGTTGATGGCGGAGTCAGCAGGTACGAAGATTCGATCTCGATCAAAGTCATTACCGGCGTAAACCTTGTTCTTTCCGACGCCTCCCCAGAGGTAGTCTGCGCCGGCAGATCCATCGAGAATGTCATGACCATGGCCGCCGCGGATCTCGTCATCTCCGAGTCTGCCGTATAGGCGGTCAGGGCCATGGTTGCCATGGATGAAGTCATTGTCAAAGCCGCCTTCAATGAAGTCGCCCTTGTCAAATCCCATCAGAAAGTTGTCGCCTTGATCCATGCCATAGATGTTGTCTGCACCGGTTAAATAGTCAGCAACGCTTCCGTAGTCCAGTGCTTCCTGCTCGCTGATGTCGATGTTGTTGATGCGAAAGGCAAGGTTGTTGTTTTTTTCGAACTCGACTTCGGTCCAGCGTGCTTCACCACTGGGTGTGAAGTATCCGTTTGGGGTGAAGGTGTCAAAGTCGTTGATGGTGGTTTCTTGGAAGAAGGTGAGGTCAGCCATGGGAATGATTGGAGTGTGAGTTGAGGGTGGAGTTGTTTGCCCCTCGATGAACACACCATCGCCGGATGAATTGGCTTGTTATGTGACCTGCTCCTGGTCTGCCTGTGAGATCGATCACAGGCTCATGAGTGGGTTGAAATTGTGCTTCGTCTGATGGATTGCGCTCAATGTTGATGAGCGTTTTGAGAGTTGTCTTGTTCTCTTGGCAGTTGCTTTTTGTTTGGGGAGACGAAAAGCCAGCGTGAGCGCTGCCGCTTGTTCAAGCGCAAAGGGGTTGAAAGCAGGACATAAGCCGGGTTCTGTTCTCCCTTCCGAGGAAGGGGGGCGATCATCTATCTGGGACCACCGTTGCCGGTGGCCTCGAGCGGCTCACAAAGGCGAAACGAGGCAGATGGCCAACCGTCGTTCCTAGGCCTTGCTCCCGGCCGGGGTTTACCGAGCCAGCACCTCTCGATGCTGCTGGTGCGCTCTTACCGCACCCTTGCACCCTTGCCTGTGCCGGCGAACCGGCCATCGGCGGTGTGTTTCTGTGGCACTCTCCTCACGGTCACCCGCACTGGGCGTTACCCAGCAAGCCTGGCCATCGGGGAGCCCGGACTTTCCTCAACCGACGCCGACACGAAGAGGGCGTGCGATCGCGATCACCTCACCTGCTTTCAGCCCCCATAATGACGCTTGATGGGGGCTGTAGCTCAGCTGGATAGAGCGACGGTTTCCTAAACCGTAGGTCGTGGGTTCGAGTCCCGCCTGCCCCGTGCCAACCAAGACGTCAGCCGGTATCCGCTACTACATTTGGTGGGGTGGTCAGGCGCAACGCTCTCGCTAGCGTTGTCGTAGTGGAACCGGCGCCATGACCCAGCTTCACGATCTCCGGTTGCGGCTTCTTGTTCAGCAGGAAAGCGAGCGCATCGCTGACTCGCAGCCTGCCGAGCTCGACCTCTCGGTTGTTCAGGCGCGCTGCCTCTGCTGGTTGGCCTTGCTTGCTGAAGCACATGAGGACCAAGCTAGTGACGCAGAGCGCCGTGGTGATACGGAGCAGGCCATGGGCTGGTTCGCCGACTCCATGCGCTTGCGCGATGTGATCCAGGTGGTCACCTCGATTGAAATTCCGCTGCCTGCTGTCACCGACAGCGATGACGACGATCGCCCTGGTGAGGGTGGGAACGGCGATGGGGGGATTTCCCCCGAACCGCCGCTCGCAGCCTGATCGGATGTCATGATGGTGCCTGAGCTACGGGTTGCCGGTGCCAGAAGAGCCTTGTCAGTGTCCTGACTGTCAACGCTTCTATCGGGAGCACGATCGGCTCATTCGTGAGAATCCAACTCTGCGTCAGCAACAAGAGTTGAGTTGGGCTGCGCTTCAGTCTTTCCGCACCCTCTCCGGTCGGGTGTTGGAAGACTTGCAAAAGCAGCATGGCCCTCGCGCCGCTGAGGGTCAGGTGCATGCCACCCCCAGTGGAGGTGTTGATGAACCTGCCGATGCCCTTCAGCAGGCAATGGCTGATCTGGAAAACATCAACGCGCACCTGTTTTCCATCGAAGCGCTGATGGAGCGCATTTTTGATGTGCGTGTGCCGGACGACATCGAGCAGAAATTCCGCGAGCTCGCCGGTGAGCTCGCGCCTGACCCTCTCAATGCCGACCGATTGCGCTTGAACCGTCTTCTGCATCAGACACCCGATCTTCCTGATCGCAGCTGAGGTCTGAAGATCACTCAATAAGGCCACTAAAAAGCCCCAGTGAATTTCACCGGGGCTTCGCTGTCGATGCTGAGGTTCTCAGCGCACGTCGCAGGTGATCTCCACGGGCATTGGCTCCACGTCCCAAATGTCGCGGCAGTAGTCGCGGATCGAGCGATCAGAGGAGAAGAAGCCGGTGCGGGCCACGTTCAGGAGGCTCATGCGGTTCCAGTGCATGCGATCGGTCCAGGCGCGGCTCACCGCATCCTGCGCACGCACGTAGTCGGCGAAGTCAGCCATGACGAAAAAGGGATCGTTGCCAGTGAGGTTGTCGAGCAGCGGCCGGAACAGTTCACCATCGCCGTTGCTGAAATGCCCCATCTCGATCAATCGGATCGCTTCCGCCAGCTCGGGCATCGCTGCAATGAGCTCCCAAGGCCGGTAGCCGCCCTGCTTGAGGGCCGCAATCTCTTCCACGGTTTTGCCAAACAGGAAGAAGTTCTCGTCGCCCACCCGCTCGCGGATTTCCACGTTGGCACCATCGAGGGTTCCGATCGTGAGTGCACCATTCATGGCGAATTTCATGTTGCCGGTGCCGGAGGCTTCCTTGCCGGCGGTGGAGATCTGCTCGGAGAGATCCGAAGCTGGATACACCTGCTCGCCCAACTTCACGTTGTAGTCCGGCAGGAACACCACCCGTAGTCGCCCATCCATGTCTGGATCGGCGTTCACTGTTTCGGCGATGCCATTGAGGAAGCGAATGATCAGCTTGGCCATGTAGTAGCCAGGCGCGGCCTTGCCTCCGAAGATCACGGTGCGTGGCGCTAGGCCATCGGCCTTACCGTTCTTGATCCGAAGGTATTGGGTGATTACCTGCAAGGCGTTCAGATGCTGGCGCTTGTATTCATGAATCCGCTTCACCTGCACGTCGAACAGGCTGGAGGGATCCACCAGTACCCCTGTGTTGCGGTGGATATAGCTGGAAAGCTTGCGCTTCACCGACAGCTTGGTGCTGCCCCAGTGCTCCAGGAAGCCATGGTCGTGCTGACGCTCTTCCAGGCCGCGTAGCTGTTCCATGTTGGTGATCCAGCCCGGACCAACGTGCTCATCAAGCAAGGTGGCCAGTTCGGGATTGGAGAGGGCCATCCAGCGGCGTGGGGTGACGCCGTTGGTGACGTTGGTGAATTTCTCCGGCCACAGTGCCGCGAATTCCGGCATCAATTGCTGTTTCACCAGGTCTGAGTGCAGCGCCGCTACGCCGTTCACATGGTGGGCGCCGATGGTGGCCAGATGGGCCATGCGCACCGCCTTTCCGCCTTCTTCATCAATGATCGACAGCTTGCGCTGAATGGCGTCATTGCCGGGATAGCGCAGACGCACCTGTTGCAGGAAGCGACGGTTGATTTCGTAGATCAGTTCCAGGTGGCGTGGCAGCAGGCTGCTGAACAACTTGAGGTCCCATTTCTCCAGCGCTTCCGGCAGCAGGGTGTGGTTGGTGTACGCCACCGAGCGGGTGGTGATGTCCCAGGCCTTCTCCCACTCCAGATGGCGGTCGTCGATCAGCAGACGCATCAGTTCTGCCACGGCGATGGCGGGGTGGGTGTCATTCAGCTGCACCGTCCAGTGCAGGGGGAAATCTTCCACCGAGAGGCCGCGCTCATCCAGGCTGCGCAGCATGTCTTGCAAGGAGCAGCTCACGAAGAAGTGCTGTTGCTTGAGGCGTAGGCGTCGCCCTTCATCGGTGCCGTCATTCGGATAGAGCACCTTGGAGAGGGTCTCGCTGCCCACCTTCTCTTCCACGGCGCCGTAGTAATCGCCGATGTTGAAGGCGTAGAAGTCGAAGCTCTCGGTGGCATCCGCGCGCCACAGGCGCAGCCGGTCGCAGGTGTTCACGCGGTAGCCAAGCACCGGCACATCATGCGGCACACCGATTGCGTGTTCGGAGGGAATCCAGCGCGAGCGGTAGTTGCCCTTGTCGTCGATGTAGCTCTCGGTGCGGCCGCCAAAGCCTACGAAGCAGGCCTGGTCGGGTTGAGGCAGTTCCCAGGGCCAGCCTCCCTTAAGCCATTTGTCGGTGACCTCCACCTGCCAGCCGTCGCGGATCAGCTGATCGAAGATTCCGAACTCGTAGCGGATGCCGTAGCCGGTGGCCGGGACTTCCAGGCTCGCCAGTGATTCCATGTAACAGGCCGCCAGCCGACCGAGGCCGCCGTTGCCCAGACCCGGTTCCTCCTCCACTTCCAGGATCTGCTGCAGGGATTCGATGCCAAACCGCTTCAGCGCTTCTTCGGCTTCCTCTTGAATTCCCAGGTTCAGCAGGTTGTTGGCCAGTTGAGGGCCAATCAGAAATTCAGCTGAGAGGTAGGCCACGGTTTTCTGCGGTCTTGCCCTGATGGCCTCCCGGCTGGCCAGGAATCGGGCCATCAACCGGTCGCGTACCGCATAACTCAGGGCCATGTAGAGGTCATGGCGACTAGCGGAGGGCGCCAATTTGCCCAGCGTGAAGAACAGGTGCTCCGTCATGCCGTCAAACACGGCATCAGCATCGAGGCCTGCGCGTTTCGGGTCGATGCTGCACCCGGGGGTAGGCAAACGCAGGTCGAGGGGCTCGGAGATGCTCATCGTGTTCCTGGAGATGGTTTGAGCTTGGCCAGGATTCGGTGGTCCGGGGCACTCCTTGTGGGTTTCCGGTCAGACCGATTCGTCCTGGACTGAAGGGGATACGCCGAACGTAGCCATCACATCGAGGTCTGAACCGTCTGTCGCCATCGATTCAAAACAAAGGCTCAAGCGGCGGAGCGAGGCGCTGTCGGAAGCGTCCTGATGAGCAGTGCGGAAACCCGTTTGCCGATAAGGTCCCGCGAGAGGACTCGAAGTTTGTAATGCTCGCTGCTGCGATGCCGCCGCTGCTCACGCCGTTGCTGGCTGAGATCTCAGCCCACGATTTTGAGATGGCAGAAACCCTTATCGGTGTGGCCCGTTTCGTGTTGATCTTCGTGGCGGCCCGAGTGCTGGCTGAGGTGCTGGTGCGGCTTCAGTTGCCAACGATCCTGGGTGAGCTGCTAGCGGGTGTGATCATTGGTGCCTCCGGCTTGCACCTGCTGGTGCCCCCGGACACCCATGCCCAGCTCAGTGAAGGGTTGTTGACCCTGGTGAGTGGGTTGGTGAGCATCCCGCCCGACTCCGTGGCCGAGATCTATAACGAGAGCTTCCCTTCCCTAGAAGCCGTCGCTGAAATCGGTCTCTATGCCTTGTTGTTCCTCACCGGTTTGGAGAGTGAGCTAGAGGAATTGGTCGCCGTGGGTGGTCAGGCCTTCACGGTCGCTGTGGCGGGCGTGGTGCTGCCCTTCGCGCTGGGCACCTGGGGGCTGATGGCCCTGTTCCATGTGGATGCGATCCCGGCGATTTTCGCGGGTGCGTCGATGACCGCCACCAGCATCGGCATCACGGCGAGTGTGTTTGGGGAGCTGGGCTACCTCAAGACCCGCGAAGGCCAGATCGTCATCGGGGCAGCCGTGCTCGACGACATCCTCGGCATTGTGATCCTGGCGGTGGTCGTGTCCCTCGCCTCCGGCGGATCTCTGGAAATTGCTCCGATTGTGAAGCTGGTGGCTGCTGCTGCTGTGTTCGTCGTGGCGGCCATCGGCCTCAGTCGCACCGCCGCTCCGGCCTTCGATTGGCTGATCGACAAGCTCAAGGCTCCTGGCGAAGTGCTGGTGGCCTCCTTTGTCATCCTGGCGCTGAGCTGCTTCGCTGCCACAGCCATTGGGCTGGAGGCGGCTCTGGGTGCCTTTGCTGCTGGTTTGATCCTCAGCAGCTCTAAGCACAACCACGCCATTCAGCAGGCAGTGCTGCCGATCGTGACCCTGTTCGCCACGATCTTCTTCGTGCTGGTGGGTGCCGGCATGGATCTGTCTGTGATCAACCCCTCCGATCCCTCCAGTCGCTCGGCGCTGATCGTGGCCGGCTTCCTGCTGGTGGTGGCGATCGTCGGCAAGATCGCTGCAGGTTGGGCCTTCGTCAGCAAGGAAAGCACCCGTCGCCTGGTGGTGGGTCTGGGCATGATGCCCCGCGGGGAGGTGGGCCTGATCTTTCTCGGTCTGGGCACCAGCGCCAAGCTTCTGTCGCCTTCGCTTGAAGCGGCGATTTTGTTGATGGTAATTGGCACCACTTTCCTGGCACCGGTGCTGCTGCGGCTGGTGATCGGCGGCGACAAGCCCGACGACGACGACAAGGTGAATGACGACGTTGCCGCCAACCCGGTGGGTCTGCTCTGAGGATTACTGCTTCTGAGCCAGGGTAAGGAACAGGCTCCAGCCGATGGTGATCAGGGCCAGGCTCGACGCCCAACCGGGGCCGAGGGCCCAGCCCAGCAGCAGCTGGATCACCAACCCCACCGCCAGGGCCAGCAGCAGGCTGCTGATCACCAGGGCGATCTGTCGCCAGGTTTCGTTCAGGGGCCCACTCTCGAGGCTGGCTTCAAAGCGGCCGAGCGGTGCGCTCAATGGCAAATAGAGGGCAATGGCCCAGAACAACCCACCGCTGAGTGTCGCTCCCTGCAGCAGCAGGCCTGGGGTCTCATCGAACATCGAAGCACTGTCGGCCCGGCAGGGCGAAAGGAGGTTGAACTGCCTAGCATCGCGCCCCCAAGATGCAGTTGTGGTGCGCGACGCTCAGCAGTCCTGGTGGACGTTCCAAGGGCATGCGGTGCATGGCCTCCGCGAGACGCCAGAAACCGGCCACCTGCAGCGTCCCGCGTTGCTGTTGGTGCATGGTTTTGGGGCTTCCACGGATCACTGGCGCCACAACATTCCGGTGCTGGCACGCACCCATGAGGTGCATGCGATTGATCTGCTCGGATTCGGACGCAGTGCCAAACCCGCTGGCCTGGCCTACGGCGGAGCCCTCTGGCGTGACCAGCTAGTGGCCTACGTGCGCGAATGCATTGGCCGCCCCACAGTGATCGCTGGCAACTCCCTGGGGGGCTTTGCGGCCTTGGCGGCGGGGGCGGCCCTGGGGGATCACGCCGCTGGCGTGGTGTTGCTCAATGCCGCAGGTCCCTTTAGTGATGAGCAGTCGGCAACGCCGGAGGGATGGGGGGCGATCGCCCGCCGCACCATCGGCAGCGCGCTGCTGAAAAGCCCGGTGCTGCAGCGGCTGCTGTTTGAGAACCTGCGCCGTCCGTCCACAATCCGGCGCACACTTAATCAGGTGTATGTCGACAAGACCAACATCGACGATTGGTTGGTGGAGTCGATCCGGCGGCCGTCGCTCGATCCCGGTGCCTTTGGCGTGTTCCGCACCGTGTTCGACATTCCCCGGGGCCAGCCCCTCGACGAACTCTTCGCCAGCCTTTCCACGCCGCTTCTGTTGCTCTGGGGCATTCGCGATCCCTGGATCAACGCCGCCGGGCGCCGTGCCAGCTTCCAGCGCCATGCACCAGAGGCCACCACGGAGGTGGTGCTTGAGGCGGGCCACTGTCCCCACGACGAGGTGCCTGAGCAGGTGAATGCCGCGCTGCTGTCCTGGTTGGAGTCTTTGGCGGCAACGCCCGTCAGCCCGAACACATCCAATTTCGAGCCGTCCCTGTAAGTTCCGGCCAGTCTCGGGATAGCCGGTCCTGTGGCCATGACCTTCCGCCAGCAGTCAGCTCCTTACGCCCACTGGGAGTTTGTGCATCCCACCAGTGGTGATCGTTTGCGGGTGGTGCCTGAGCGGGGTGGCCTGGTGACGGAGTGGCGCTGCAACGAGCGCGAGATTCTGTATCTCGACCAGGAGCGCTTCGCGGATCCCAGCAAGAGCGTTCGCGGTGGCATCCCTGTGCTGTTCCCGATCTGCGGAAACCTTCCCGGTGACCGTTTGCCGCTGGCCAGCGGTGATGTCACCCTCAAGCAGCACGGGTTTGCCCGCGACTTGCCCTGGACCATCGCTTTGCTCGACGACCAGAGCGGTGTTCAGCTCACCCTGAAGGCCACCTCTGAGACGCTGGCGGCCTTCCCCTTCCACTTTCAGGTGGGGATGGCCATCCGCCCCCTGAGCGGTGCTCTGGAGATCGTCACCACCATCCACAACCAGTCCGAGGCTGGTGGTGAGCCAATGCCCTTCAGCTTCGGTTTGCATCCTTACTTCGAGGTGTCGGATTTGGGCCGGACCCGCTTCGAGGGGCTGCCCTCCCGGTGCCTGAACCATCTGAAGATGGCCGAGGCGGACACCAGCGTTCAGCTGAGTCGCTTGCCGGAGGGCGTTGATTTTCTGACCCGTCCAGCGGGTCCGGTGACCCTGGTGGATGAACTCGCCGGCACGAGCCTGCAGCTGGACCATCAAGCGCCCATGGATCTCACCGTGGTCTGGACCGAGCCGCCGCGCGCCATGGTCTGTCTCGAGCCGTGGACCGGCCCGCGTCAGGCGTTGATCAGTGGTGATCGCAAGTTGGAGCTGGCCGCCGGTCAGAGCACCACGCTCCGTTGCCGCTACGTGGTCAGCTGAGGGTCTCTCAGCACAAGGGGGCTGCGACGCCGGGCAGACGACCACGGGCTAGTTGATGCTGGGGATCAAACTGGTGTTTGACCGCTTCGATCACGGGTTTCGATGGTGCGTCGAGCCACGCCGGTAGCCGTTGGTGATCAGGGATGTTCGCTGGTTGCTTCAGCACGACCATTTCACCGCCCAGGTTGAGCACCTGTTGGCGCAGGGCCTTCACCTGATCCGCGGAACTAACCACATCGCCGCTCTGCCAGGCCTCACCACTGCCCCGGCCTGCCGCCAGTCGCCAGTGCCAGCCGTGCAGTTGCTGGCAGGCTTCACTGGTCAGCAATGCAACGCAGCGTGCCGGGGGCAGGCAGAGGCGCAACAACCACGGCGTTGGCTGATCAATGCTGATCGGGTCGGGGACCGCTTCAATCCAGTTCTGCGGGCTGGTTTCAAGGCAGGCTTCGGCGGCCAGACGAGCGATTGGATCGAGCTGATCCTGCACGGCCTTATCGCTGATGCTGGCGACTCCCAGTTGCAGGCAGCAGTCGCCGGTGTCAGTGCGTTCCCAGTCGATCCAGTCGGGCGTAAAGCCGCTTCCCACCACCGTGGCGCGCACAGGTTCCAGCTGACGGGCTTCCCCGCGAATCAACAGAGCACGGCGGTGGTAGCGCAACGGCTGCACCCGCAGGGTCACCTCAGTGATCAGCGCCAGACTGCCCCAGCTTCCGCACAGCAGGCGCATCAGGTCATAGCCCGCCACGTTCTTCACCACTCGGCCGCCGGCATGGGCCGCGACTCCGTCGCTGCGCAGCAGGCCAATGCCGATCAGCTGATCGCGCACGCCCATGTGGCGCTGCCTCAGGCTTCCGGAGAGTCCACGGGCTATCAGCCCGCCCACCGTCCCGGCACTGGTGGGAGCTTGGAGGCTGCTTCCCCAGGGCCAGTCCACCGGCAGCCACTGCTGCTGCTCCGCCAGGAGGCCCTGCAGCTCCATCAGCGGCAGACCGGCTTGCACTGTGATCGTTAGGTCATCCACGGCATGGTCGATGACTCCTTTCAGACGTTGAACGCTGAGGTTCGGGCCCGTGTTCTGGAGTGGGGCGCTCCAGTCCAGGCGTGTGGTCAGTCCTGCCGGGGTCCAGGCTTGGCCATCGCTGTGCAGTTGTCGCGCCAATGCTCTGAGCTCGGCGACACTGTCGGGCAGCAACAGCGTTTCGGCGTGGGCGTCAGCGATGGTGGGCAGGGGATGCACGGGATGATCGTGCCATGACCATTGTTGTGATCGACGACGATCCCACCGGATCGCAGACGGTGCACAGCTGCCCACTGCTGCTGCGTTGGGATGTGAACGCCCTGCAGCGGGGACTGCGCCACCCCTCACCGCTGCTGTTTGTGCTCGCTAACACCCGGGCCCTGCCGCCGGAGGCTGCCGCGGCCCGCAACCGCGAAATCGTGGCGGCACTGGAGCAGGCGCTTCAGCGCGAAGATCTTGACCCCAGCGAATTGGTGCTGGTGAGTCGGGGTGATTCGACCTTGCGTGGTCATGGTGTGCTGGAGCCGCAGGTGCTGGCGCAGGAATTGGCCGATCGCTTCGGCTCTGTGCAAGCCACGCTGCATGTCCCGGCGTTTCTCCCCGGCGGCCGCACCACCGTGGATGGCGAGCATCGGCTCCATGGCCAACCGGTGCACACCACACCCTTCGCCCGCGATGGCAATTTCGGCTATAGCACCAGTCACCTGGATGCCTGGCTTGAGGAGAAAAGCGCTGGAGCGATTCCGGCCGGTTCGGTGCTGCGGCTGACCGGCGAGCAGCTCTCGCGAGCTGCCGCGTCACGTCGCCAGGATTCGGGAGCAGGTCAAGGACCCTTTCGGGCCTTGGTGTCCTGGTTGCAAGCACTGGATGGCAATCAGCCGGTGGTGGTGGATGCGGAGCACCAGGAGCAGCTGAATGCCTTGGGGGCGGCCGTGTCGGTGTTGCAGGGCCAGCGACGTTTCCTGTTTCGTTCCGCTGCGAGCCTGATCAATGGTTTGGTGGATGGCGGGGGGGAGCCCCTCGGCCCCCAGCCGTTGGATGCTGAAGGGCTGTCGGCTCTGCGGCGTTGTGATCCCTCGGGTCAGCCTCTCCCGGGGCTGGTGCTGGTGGGATCCCATGTGGCCCTCGCCGATCAACAGCTGGAGTTGCTGTTGGAGGATCCTCGTTGCGAGGGGCTGGAGCTGCCCGTGCCCCGCATCGCCCGGGTGCTGGAGGGCGGTACCCCGGATTTGCTACTGGCTGACCTGGAGCGTGAATGGCAGGCGCGCCTGCAGCGGCTGCTGGCCGATGGCCGGACGCCGGTGCTCTACACCAGCCGGGGTGAGCTGCGCTTCGGGGAGGGCGCCCATGCGGATCGCCGCCGTCTGGCCTTCGGCATGGACTTGGCTCGACTCACGGCTCGGCTCGCTGCCGCTTGCGTGCCACAGCTTGGTTATCTGATCAGCAAAGGGGGCATCACCACCGGAACAGTTCTCGCGGAGGGGCTTGGCCTAGAAGCGGTGCAGCTGGAGGGCCAATTGCTGCCGGGGTTGTCGTTGGTGCGGCCGCTGATCTGCGGAGAGTTGTTGGCGGACCCCTCGGCGGCAGCGGATGTCGCGGGTCTGCCGATCATCACCTTCCCGGGGAATCTCGGTGATGCCTCGACCTTGACGCAAGCCTGGCGCTGGATGGAGCGAGGCGTCTGATGGTGTTGTGCCTTGACTGGACTCGGCTTAGGCCGAAATCAGCTGGGCGCTTTGGGCCAGCAGTTCCATGGGGTGTCGTACCAATGCCGCATTGGGGCTGCCATCCAGATGCCGGCGCAGCTGCAGGGTGCAACCGATGTTGGCGCTGGCGATCAGCTCGGCACCGGTGCCGGTGAGGTCGTCGATCTTGATGCGCCCCAGCTCCGCTGCTTCGTCTGGCTGCACCAGGTTGTAGATGCCGGCGCTGCCGCAGCAGACCCCGGCCTCTGTAGCTTCCCGAAGCCGCAGATGAGGGATGGCCTGGAGCAACTGCCGAGGCTGGCCAGTGATGCCCTGGCCGTGAATCATGTGACAGGCATCGTGATAAGCCACGGCAAGGGGGCGAGCGGCTGATGCTGGGCTTCCATCGTCATGTTGGAGCGGCTGTAGAGAGGCCTGGAAGCCTGGATTG
This window contains:
- a CDS encoding M10 family metallopeptidase C-terminal domain-containing protein, with amino-acid sequence MTLEPATGSDQTQGDATPVAVAEAPAGAVSVSQVALNTAWSESEQVESSEPVELSGPAEVDPVGTAPEPAPPEEAEASALSDDGAAEKVSSEVVPSDPHQPEAVLADPVQPDLVERVLHAAGCACAACGGVPSSQSQQGSGGEVLAAASLGTLDQLADYLETQFWTDSDTTNRNFNLSESGTHAKSGVLTYNSSGNTFDANGLATGRASMVDEAFKIFEATLGIDFQETSAFDADFDFSDNDSGAFAVADFSGSAINYSWINVASSWFYGSEVLGDYAFQTILHEIGHGLGLGHQGLYNGSGSYATDADFTNDSWQASMMSYFDQTSNTSIDASFAYLSTPMVVDWIALDDLYGPQGYGISNAFRGDTTYGFNTTITASASAVFNQLKDWIPTTAFTVVDGGGDDTLDFSGFSSTQLIDLRPSDASATNVYASNIGGKTGNLTFAPGTLIETAIGGSGADSFRGNSQDNTFDGGLGTDTLLVSGSLSDYLLILSGSSLVLRDLRSGSPDGTDTLTNIEFVDFNGDTRGWSSLLGLVDTTAPAISGPSGSAGAATAVASINENSAAVATFTADESVSWSLSGGVDQALFAINSSSGALRFASAPDYESPQDSDANNSYVVTVRATDPSANTADQTVTVTVQDVAESLSSSGSGGGGGGGGGGGGGGGGGGGGGGGGGGGGSIASSSQVNQEIIGASDESPKILGTGGRDVLQGDSSQSLPEVFEGYAGDDRILGYGGADELSGGAGNDDLHGMKGKDVVKGGSGNDTLRGGHGHDLIRGGGGSDWIWGGVGKNEIYAGAGDQAVDQIYVPADATQNQDYGNPGGANADILNSLGLEDQILIHSDSETRGELAFAAVELDQFSGTGIYLGGVLEALVVGDFSADQVRGMTSSGDYT
- a CDS encoding calcium-binding protein, whose protein sequence is MADLTFFQETTINDFDTFTPNGYFTPSGEARWTEVEFEKNNNLAFRINNIDISEQEALDYGSVADYLTGADNIYGMDQGDNFLMGFDKGDFIEGGFDNDFIHGNHGPDRLYGRLGDDEIRGGHGHDILDGSAGADYLWGGVGKNKVYAGNDFDRDRIFVPADSAININPDGVNSDLLYEVWPEDEIFIHGVDNADLSFQAGILDPGGTNAVGIGIFANDTLEAIVVNPNVNITQVENMTTGGFFA
- a CDS encoding glycogen/starch/alpha-glucan phosphorylase; this translates as MSISEPLDLRLPTPGCSIDPKRAGLDADAVFDGMTEHLFFTLGKLAPSASRHDLYMALSYAVRDRLMARFLASREAIRARPQKTVAYLSAEFLIGPQLANNLLNLGIQEEAEEALKRFGIESLQQILEVEEEPGLGNGGLGRLAACYMESLASLEVPATGYGIRYEFGIFDQLIRDGWQVEVTDKWLKGGWPWELPQPDQACFVGFGGRTESYIDDKGNYRSRWIPSEHAIGVPHDVPVLGYRVNTCDRLRLWRADATESFDFYAFNIGDYYGAVEEKVGSETLSKVLYPNDGTDEGRRLRLKQQHFFVSCSLQDMLRSLDERGLSVEDFPLHWTVQLNDTHPAIAVAELMRLLIDDRHLEWEKAWDITTRSVAYTNHTLLPEALEKWDLKLFSSLLPRHLELIYEINRRFLQQVRLRYPGNDAIQRKLSIIDEEGGKAVRMAHLATIGAHHVNGVAALHSDLVKQQLMPEFAALWPEKFTNVTNGVTPRRWMALSNPELATLLDEHVGPGWITNMEQLRGLEERQHDHGFLEHWGSTKLSVKRKLSSYIHRNTGVLVDPSSLFDVQVKRIHEYKRQHLNALQVITQYLRIKNGKADGLAPRTVIFGGKAAPGYYMAKLIIRFLNGIAETVNADPDMDGRLRVVFLPDYNVKLGEQVYPASDLSEQISTAGKEASGTGNMKFAMNGALTIGTLDGANVEIRERVGDENFFLFGKTVEEIAALKQGGYRPWELIAAMPELAEAIRLIEMGHFSNGDGELFRPLLDNLTGNDPFFVMADFADYVRAQDAVSRAWTDRMHWNRMSLLNVARTGFFSSDRSIRDYCRDIWDVEPMPVEITCDVR